In Buchnera aphidicola (Chaitophorus populicola), a single window of DNA contains:
- the dnaA gene encoding chromosomal replication initiator protein DnaA, whose product MLCKKNKIAYKSSYKTAKNPGKHYNPLFIYGKTGLGKSHLLHAIKNFIKKKNKNLKVICINSEYFVRKMVKSLRNNSIEKFKKNYRSASILLIDDIQFFSNKQRSQEELFHIFNNLIEKKKQIVLTSDCYPTKLKGIKNKLKSRLDSGLSVSIKPPKKNTRIKILIKKSTEKNIQLPYKIAQYIAKKLKSNIRELEGAINKIHANSILNPNTIIDIKFIKKILKDLFNTKIKKITIKKIQKTVANYYNVKISDIVSKKRSKLIVLSRQISMSLIKKLTKNSLKEIGYYFNQKTHTTVIYSCQKINKLLHSNLKIKKDYIYLLKKLS is encoded by the coding sequence ATTTTATGTAAAAAAAATAAAATTGCATATAAATCTTCTTATAAAACAGCAAAAAATCCTGGAAAACATTATAATCCTTTGTTTATATATGGAAAAACAGGATTAGGAAAATCTCATTTATTGCATGCTATTAAAAATTTTATTAAAAAAAAAAATAAAAATTTAAAAGTAATTTGTATAAATTCAGAATATTTTGTGCGAAAAATGGTGAAATCATTACGAAATAATTCTATAGAAAAATTTAAAAAAAATTATCGTTCTGCAAGTATTTTATTAATCGATGATATTCAATTTTTCTCTAATAAACAAAGATCACAAGAAGAATTATTTCATATATTTAATAATTTAATAGAAAAAAAAAAACAAATTGTATTAACTTCCGATTGTTATCCTACAAAACTAAAAGGAATAAAAAATAAATTAAAATCAAGACTAGATTCAGGATTAAGTGTTTCTATAAAACCTCCAAAAAAAAATACTAGAATTAAAATTCTAATAAAAAAATCTACTGAAAAAAATATTCAATTACCATATAAAATAGCTCAATATATTGCAAAAAAATTAAAATCAAATATTCGTGAATTAGAAGGAGCAATAAATAAAATTCATGCTAATTCAATTCTTAATCCTAACACCATTATTGATATTAAATTTATTAAAAAAATTTTAAAAGATTTATTTAACACTAAAATAAAAAAAATTACAATAAAAAAAATTCAAAAAACTGTAGCAAATTATTATAACGTAAAAATATCTGATATAGTGTCAAAAAAAAGATCTAAATTAATTGTTTTATCTAGGCAAATATCTATGAGTCTTATTAAAAAATTAACAAAAAATAGCTTAAAAGAGATTGGATATTATTTTAATCAAAAAACACATACGACAGTAATATATTCATGTCAAAAAATAAATAAATTATTACATAGTAATCTTAAAATTAAAAAAGATTATATCTATTTACTTAAAAAATTATCTTAA
- a CDS encoding DnaA N-terminal domain-containing protein, with protein MFDLRWKKCLNYFKKKLSKYEFSMWIRSLKPKFKKNKLILYAPNQFILDWVKENYFKKINYLINNFDNYRKIYIKLIINTQLKTTQKYINSYFNKNFLKKKKIIINTKKKNLKILFYVKKIKLHINLLIKQQKILENIIILCLYMEKQD; from the coding sequence ATGTTTGATTTAAGATGGAAAAAATGTTTAAATTATTTTAAAAAAAAACTCTCTAAATATGAATTTAGTATGTGGATTAGATCATTAAAACCTAAATTTAAAAAAAACAAATTAATTTTATATGCTCCAAATCAATTTATTTTGGATTGGGTAAAAGAAAATTACTTTAAAAAAATTAATTATTTAATAAATAATTTTGATAATTATCGAAAAATTTATATTAAATTAATAATTAATACACAATTAAAAACTACTCAAAAATATATAAATTCTTATTTTAATAAAAATTTTTTAAAAAAAAAAAAAATTATTATAAATACGAAAAAAAAAAATTTAAAAATTTTATTTTATGTAAAAAAAATAAAATTGCATATAAATCTTCTTATAAAACAGCAAAAAATCCTGGAAAACATTATAATCCTTTGTTTATATATGGAAAAACAGGATTAG
- the rpmH gene encoding 50S ribosomal protein L34, which produces MKRTFQPSILKRKRMHGFRSRMSTKSGRYILSRRRSKNRSYLTVSSK; this is translated from the coding sequence ATGAAAAGAACTTTTCAACCATCAATATTAAAACGAAAGCGTATGCATGGTTTTAGATCAAGAATGTCTACTAAAAGTGGTCGTTATATATTATCTCGTCGAAGATCTAAAAATAGATCGTATTTAACTGTATCTTCTAAGTAA
- the rnpA gene encoding ribonuclease P protein component — translation MKFSFNKRLRLLNTLQYKIVFRCGYQVKFQEIVIFGKINNMKFPRLGISISKKCIKKAYQRNYLKRLIREFFRLYQNNFILMDFVVVVKKKTSKNDRKLFLRKLKFAWSRYFLK, via the coding sequence ATGAAATTTTCCTTTAATAAACGTTTACGTTTATTAAATACTTTACAATATAAAATAGTTTTTAGATGCGGTTATCAAGTAAAATTTCAAGAAATAGTAATTTTTGGAAAAATAAATAATATGAAATTTCCGAGATTAGGTATTTCTATTTCTAAAAAATGTATAAAAAAAGCTTATCAAAGAAATTATTTAAAAAGATTAATACGAGAATTTTTTCGTTTATATCAAAATAATTTTATTTTGATGGATTTTGTAGTTGTTGTAAAAAAAAAAACATCTAAAAATGACAGAAAATTATTTTTAAGAAAATTAAAATTTGCTTGGTCAAGATATTTTCTTAAATAA
- the yidC gene encoding membrane protein insertase YidC, with amino-acid sequence MYFQRVFLILSFFLCSFFLWKAWNKDKNILVSHYIVKENSPTNHISKFIYNSQKNNIFIKTDVFNIVIDKNNGYIKSVKLLKYRDEEDPSKYLNLLRTESNYIFQMKTGFTEIKNFNNLHQDINGIYHTKKKFYQLLPFHNKLIVPMIFISQDGKKFIKKFIFHRGRYDVKIKYHIYNNTNKNFKVRIFGECIQTVDPFFIDNYNLSANKYRGISYSSDNDKYVRLQLDDISQNKESLYKKINIGWIAMVQKYFTAVLVPNTDVKPNTIYTKKINKDIVVAGYHNSPVYLYPHSFKEFDVKLWIGPKNQNEMAALAPNLNFTVEYGFLWFLSKPLLNCLSIFHSIFGNWGFSIIFLTLIMRLCMLPLTKAQFLSMAKLKSLKPEIDYLKNKYKNDPARISSEIILLYKRKKINPLSGLLPVIIQMPIFLSFYYTLTNSIELKYSPFIFWIQDLSSYDPFYILPILMGCSMFIGQKINSSHTFNNDISENIQEKIMFLTPFLFTIFFLWFPSGLVLYYLVSNIFNLVQQRLITINLKKKQEKD; translated from the coding sequence ATGTATTTTCAACGTGTTTTTCTTATTTTATCTTTTTTTCTATGTTCATTTTTTTTGTGGAAAGCATGGAATAAAGATAAAAACATACTAGTTTCGCATTATATTGTAAAAGAAAATTCTCCTACTAATCATATATCAAAATTTATTTATAATTCTCAAAAAAATAATATCTTTATTAAAACAGATGTATTTAATATTGTAATAGATAAAAATAATGGATACATTAAATCTGTTAAATTATTAAAATATCGAGATGAAGAAGATCCTTCTAAATATTTAAATTTATTAAGAACTGAATCAAATTATATTTTCCAAATGAAAACTGGATTTACTGAAATAAAAAATTTTAATAATTTACATCAAGATATAAATGGTATATATCACACTAAAAAAAAATTTTATCAATTATTACCGTTTCATAATAAATTAATTGTTCCTATGATATTTATTTCCCAAGATGGAAAAAAATTTATTAAAAAATTTATTTTTCATAGAGGTCGATATGATGTGAAAATTAAATATCATATTTACAATAATACTAATAAAAATTTTAAAGTAAGAATATTTGGAGAATGTATTCAAACTGTAGATCCATTTTTTATAGATAATTATAATTTAAGTGCTAATAAATATAGAGGAATTTCATATTCATCTGATAATGATAAATATGTTAGATTACAATTAGATGATATATCACAGAACAAAGAAAGTTTATATAAAAAAATTAATATTGGATGGATAGCTATGGTTCAAAAGTATTTTACTGCTGTTTTAGTACCGAATACTGATGTAAAACCAAATACTATTTATACAAAAAAAATAAATAAAGATATTGTTGTTGCTGGATATCATAATTCTCCTGTATATCTATATCCGCATTCTTTTAAAGAATTTGATGTGAAATTATGGATTGGCCCGAAAAATCAAAATGAAATGGCAGCGTTAGCTCCTAATTTAAACTTCACAGTAGAATATGGATTTTTATGGTTTTTATCAAAACCATTATTAAATTGTTTAAGTATATTTCATTCTATATTTGGAAATTGGGGTTTTTCTATAATTTTTCTTACATTAATTATGCGTTTATGTATGTTGCCTTTAACTAAAGCTCAATTTTTATCTATGGCTAAATTAAAATCATTAAAACCTGAAATAGATTATTTAAAAAATAAATATAAAAATGATCCTGCAAGAATAAGTTCTGAAATTATTTTATTGTATAAAAGAAAAAAAATTAATCCATTATCTGGATTATTACCTGTTATAATACAAATGCCTATTTTTTTATCTTTTTATTATACATTAACTAATTCTATTGAATTAAAATATTCTCCTTTTATCTTTTGGATTCAAGATTTATCAAGTTATGATCCATTTTATATACTTCCTATATTAATGGGATGCAGTATGTTTATTGGACAAAAAATAAATTCTTCACATACATTTAATAATGATATTTCAGAAAATATTCAAGAAAAAATTATGTTTCTTACTCCATTTTTATTTACAATATTTTTTTTATGGTTTCCTTCTGGATTAGTATTATATTACTTAGTAAGTAATATATTTAATTTAGTACAACAAAGATTAATTACTATTAATTTAAAAAAAAAACAAGAAAAAGATTAA
- the mnmE gene encoding tRNA uridine-5-carboxymethylaminomethyl(34) synthesis GTPase MnmE, whose amino-acid sequence MSDTIIAQVTPIGNGGVYILRVSGKNTSAVLKSVLHCSLQPRYATYLPFYDINDEILDKGISIWFPSPNSYTGEDVLELQGHGNNILANLLIKRILKIPNIRIAEPGEFSKRAFLNHKIDLIQAEAISDLINASSEAAIKASVKSLQGDFSNFIKKIINKITDLRANIEYELEFSEDNINNYIKINFIHKIKKIIKYLKRILFISKNGACLNESIKIVISGFPNSGKSSLFNFLSCKKSSIVTNIKGTTRDLIYNQINFNKHILELVDTAGIRRTTNKIEEIGISLAKKAMNNTDILLFMIDSSKNIKVQIKKFFQLKKNISSKINIILIFNKIDLNNIDPNIFLNNKINFLCISVKKKIGLKNLYSILKKYIKNCKNFLGESIYIARQRHIQEIKSSIKELLIAKKNFKIDHNYEILAYHLQNTQNFLNKITGYINSEDILNKIFSNFCIGK is encoded by the coding sequence ATGTCAGACACAATTATAGCTCAGGTTACACCTATAGGAAACGGTGGAGTATATATATTAAGAGTTTCTGGAAAAAATACTTCTGCTGTTTTGAAATCTGTTTTACATTGTTCATTACAACCTAGATATGCTACTTATTTACCATTTTATGATATTAATGACGAAATTTTAGATAAAGGTATTAGTATTTGGTTTCCATCTCCAAATTCTTATACTGGAGAAGATGTATTAGAATTACAAGGACATGGTAATAATATTTTAGCTAATTTATTAATTAAACGAATTTTAAAGATTCCAAATATTAGAATTGCTGAACCAGGTGAGTTTTCAAAAAGAGCGTTTTTAAATCATAAAATAGATTTAATTCAAGCAGAAGCGATATCAGATTTAATCAATGCATCATCTGAGGCTGCAATTAAAGCATCTGTGAAATCATTACAAGGAGATTTTTCTAATTTTATTAAGAAGATTATAAATAAAATTACTGATTTAAGAGCAAATATAGAATATGAATTAGAATTTTCAGAAGATAATATAAATAATTATATAAAAATAAATTTTATTCATAAAATAAAAAAAATCATAAAATATTTAAAAAGAATTTTATTTATTTCAAAAAATGGAGCTTGTTTAAATGAATCTATTAAAATTGTAATTTCTGGTTTTCCAAATTCTGGAAAATCTAGTTTGTTTAATTTTTTATCTTGTAAAAAATCTTCTATAGTAACAAATATAAAAGGTACTACTAGAGATTTAATTTATAATCAAATTAATTTTAATAAACATATATTAGAATTAGTAGATACTGCTGGAATTAGACGAACAACTAATAAAATTGAGGAAATAGGTATTTCTTTAGCTAAGAAAGCAATGAATAATACAGATATATTATTATTTATGATAGATTCTAGTAAAAATATAAAAGTTCAGATAAAAAAATTTTTTCAATTAAAAAAAAATATTTCTTCTAAAATAAATATTATTTTAATTTTTAATAAAATTGATTTAAACAATATTGATCCGAATATTTTTTTAAATAATAAAATAAATTTTCTTTGTATATCTGTAAAAAAAAAAATAGGATTAAAAAATTTATATAGTATTTTAAAAAAATATATAAAAAATTGTAAAAATTTTCTAGGAGAAAGTATATATATTGCAAGACAAAGACATATTCAAGAAATTAAATCTTCAATAAAAGAGTTATTAATTGCAAAAAAAAATTTTAAGATAGATCATAATTATGAAATTTTAGCTTATCATTTACAAAATACGCAAAATTTTTTAAATAAAATTACAGGTTATATTAATTCTGAAGATATTTTAAATAAAATTTTTTCAAATTTTTGTATTGGTAAATAA
- a CDS encoding co-chaperone GroES — MKIRPLHDRVIVKREEIESKSAGGIVLTGSAASKSTRGKVLAVGNGRILDNGNVKKLDVKVNDIVIFNEGYGAKTEKIDNEEVLILTESDILAVVEE; from the coding sequence ATGAAAATACGTCCTTTGCATGATCGTGTTATTGTAAAACGTGAAGAAATAGAATCGAAATCTGCAGGTGGAATTGTATTAACAGGATCAGCTGCGAGTAAGTCAACTAGAGGAAAAGTATTAGCTGTAGGAAATGGAAGAATTTTAGATAATGGAAATGTAAAAAAATTAGATGTAAAAGTAAATGATATTGTCATCTTTAATGAAGGATATGGAGCTAAAACAGAAAAAATTGATAATGAAGAAGTATTAATTTTAACTGAAAGCGATATTTTAGCAGTTGTTGAAGAGTAA
- the groL gene encoding chaperonin GroEL (60 kDa chaperone family; promotes refolding of misfolded polypeptides especially under stressful conditions; forms two stacked rings of heptamers to form a barrel-shaped 14mer; ends can be capped by GroES; misfolded proteins enter the barrel where they are refolded when GroES binds), giving the protein MASKDVKFGSEARAKMLRGVNILADAVKVTLGPKGRNVVLDKSFGAPSITKDGVSVAREIELEDKFENMGAQMVKEVASKANDVAGDGTTTATLLAQSIVNEGLKAVAAGMNPMDLKRGIDQAVIQAVKELKKLSVPCANSQAITQVGTISANADETVGSLISEAMDKVGNDGVITVEEGTGLEDELDVVKGMQFDRGYLSPYFINKPEVGNIELENPYILMVDKKISNIRDILSLLESVAKSGKPLLIIAEDLEGEALATLVVNSMRGIVKIAAVKAPGFGDRRKSMLQDISILTAGTVISEELAMDLDKTTLEDLGQAKRVVITKDSTTIIGGFGKKLDIQNRISNIRQQINESTSDYDKEKLNERLAKLSGGVAVLKVGAATEVEMKEKKARVEDALHATRAAVEEGVVAGGGVALVRVAEKISRLKGQNEDQNVGIRVAIRSMEAPLRQIVANSGEEPSVVTNNVKDGVGNYGYNAATDQYGDMIKFGILDPTKVTRSALQYAASVAGLMITTECMVTDSPKEDKSSDMPSPSAGGMGGMGGMGGMM; this is encoded by the coding sequence ATGGCATCTAAAGACGTAAAATTTGGAAGTGAAGCGCGTGCTAAAATGCTCCGTGGTGTAAATATATTAGCAGATGCAGTAAAAGTTACTTTAGGTCCAAAAGGAAGAAACGTAGTTTTAGATAAATCTTTTGGAGCTCCGAGTATTACTAAAGATGGTGTATCCGTAGCTAGAGAAATTGAATTAGAAGACAAGTTTGAAAATATGGGTGCACAAATGGTTAAAGAAGTAGCTTCTAAAGCAAATGATGTCGCAGGTGATGGAACTACTACTGCTACTTTATTAGCTCAATCTATTGTTAATGAAGGATTAAAAGCAGTTGCAGCTGGAATGAATCCAATGGATTTAAAAAGAGGAATTGATCAAGCAGTTATTCAAGCGGTTAAAGAATTAAAAAAATTATCAGTGCCTTGTGCAAATTCTCAAGCTATCACACAAGTAGGAACGATTTCTGCTAACGCTGATGAAACTGTTGGTTCATTAATTTCAGAAGCAATGGATAAAGTTGGTAATGATGGTGTTATTACTGTAGAAGAAGGAACAGGTTTAGAAGATGAATTAGATGTAGTAAAAGGTATGCAATTTGATAGAGGATATTTATCTCCTTATTTTATTAATAAACCAGAAGTTGGTAATATAGAATTAGAAAATCCTTATATTTTAATGGTTGATAAAAAAATTTCTAATATTAGAGATATATTATCTTTATTAGAATCAGTAGCAAAATCTGGAAAACCTCTTTTAATTATTGCAGAAGATTTAGAAGGTGAAGCTTTAGCAACGTTAGTAGTAAATTCTATGAGAGGAATTGTAAAAATTGCAGCAGTAAAAGCTCCTGGATTTGGAGATCGTAGAAAATCAATGTTACAAGATATTTCTATATTAACTGCTGGAACTGTAATTTCTGAAGAACTAGCTATGGATTTAGATAAAACTACATTAGAAGATTTAGGTCAAGCAAAAAGAGTTGTTATAACAAAAGATTCAACAACAATTATTGGTGGATTTGGAAAAAAATTAGATATTCAAAATAGAATTTCTAATATTCGTCAACAAATTAATGAATCTACATCAGATTATGATAAAGAAAAGTTAAATGAAAGATTAGCGAAGTTATCTGGTGGTGTTGCTGTATTAAAGGTTGGAGCAGCAACTGAAGTAGAAATGAAAGAAAAAAAAGCTCGTGTAGAAGATGCCTTACACGCTACTCGTGCTGCAGTAGAAGAAGGTGTAGTTGCAGGTGGTGGAGTAGCTTTAGTTCGAGTAGCAGAAAAAATTTCTCGTTTAAAAGGTCAAAATGAAGATCAAAATGTTGGGATTAGAGTAGCTATAAGATCTATGGAAGCTCCTTTACGTCAAATTGTAGCAAATTCAGGAGAAGAACCATCTGTTGTTACAAATAATGTTAAAGATGGAGTAGGTAATTATGGATATAATGCTGCAACTGATCAATATGGTGATATGATTAAATTTGGAATATTAGATCCAACGAAAGTTACTAGATCTGCATTACAATACGCAGCATCTGTGGCTGGATTAATGATTACTACAGAATGTATGGTAACTGATTCTCCTAAAGAAGATAAATCTTCTGATATGCCATCTCCATCTGCTGGAGGAATGGGTGGAATGGGTGGAATGGGTGGAATGATGTAA
- the efp gene encoding elongation factor P — MTKDYSINMFKPGLKVIIFNQPCIIQNSKFVKPGKGQAFARVKFKSIITGKIVETTFKSTDRLQKANVYDISSIYLYNDHKLWYFMNSKTFEEISIKKNILNSKRFFLTPQCKCILTLWKNNIISVILDNFVYLKVIKTTPSIKKKSLNSSGIKLAVLNTGISIKVPDFIKVDDIIKVDTRTCEYISRV; from the coding sequence ATGACAAAAGATTATTCAATAAATATGTTTAAGCCAGGTTTAAAAGTAATTATTTTTAATCAACCGTGTATTATTCAAAATAGTAAATTTGTTAAACCTGGAAAAGGTCAAGCATTCGCGCGTGTTAAATTTAAAAGTATAATAACTGGAAAAATAGTTGAAACCACTTTTAAATCTACAGATCGGTTACAAAAAGCTAATGTGTATGATATTTCTTCTATTTATTTATATAATGATCATAAATTATGGTATTTTATGAATAGTAAAACTTTTGAAGAAATTTCAATTAAAAAAAATATTTTAAATTCTAAGCGTTTTTTTTTAACACCACAATGTAAATGTATATTAACTTTATGGAAAAATAATATCATCTCTGTTATTTTAGATAATTTTGTTTATTTAAAAGTAATTAAAACGACTCCATCTATTAAAAAAAAATCATTAAATAGTAGTGGTATTAAATTAGCTGTTTTAAATACAGGAATTTCCATTAAAGTACCTGATTTTATTAAAGTAGATGATATTATTAAAGTAGATACACGTACTTGTGAATATATTTCTAGAGTATAA
- the dnaC gene encoding DNA replication protein DnaC: protein MQKYIKLLKKIKSIIPHHIKPKFKNERDLLNWNKKQGFLSSKSILRKNKARRMKKIFKHSGIKKLYINCSFENYKVFHIGQEKVLNAAKNYVKNFNNTFSNFIFSGKPGTGKNHLAAAIGNYLILNGKSILIITIADLMSKIKRTFNIKNEYTEEYFLKQTSKVDLLIIDEIGIQKESNYEKIIIHQIIDRRSASKKSTGILSNLNFNNLNILLGERIIDRMKLGKLLCLNFNWDSYRSFVNVHNI from the coding sequence ATGCAAAAATATATAAAATTACTAAAAAAAATTAAATCTATTATTCCTCATCATATTAAACCAAAATTTAAAAATGAAAGAGATTTATTAAATTGGAATAAAAAACAAGGATTTTTATCTTCTAAATCTATTTTAAGAAAAAATAAAGCTAGAAGAATGAAAAAAATTTTTAAACATTCTGGTATCAAAAAACTATATATAAATTGTTCGTTTGAAAACTATAAAGTATTTCATATAGGTCAAGAAAAAGTATTAAATGCTGCTAAAAATTATGTAAAAAATTTTAATAATACATTTTCAAATTTTATATTTTCTGGAAAACCTGGAACAGGAAAAAATCATTTAGCTGCAGCAATCGGAAATTATTTAATTTTAAACGGAAAAAGTATATTAATTATCACAATAGCAGATTTAATGTCTAAAATTAAACGAACATTTAATATAAAAAATGAATATACTGAAGAATATTTCCTTAAACAAACTAGTAAAGTAGATTTATTAATAATAGATGAAATTGGTATTCAAAAAGAATCAAATTATGAAAAAATTATTATTCATCAAATTATTGATCGTCGTTCAGCATCAAAAAAATCTACAGGAATATTATCAAATTTAAATTTCAATAATTTAAATATATTATTAGGAGAAAGAATTATTGATCGTATGAAATTAGGAAAACTATTATGTTTAAATTTTAATTGGGATAGTTATCGTTCTTTTGTAAATGTACATAATATATAA
- the rsmD gene encoding 16S rRNA (guanine(966)-N(2))-methyltransferase RsmD: MKKKKNVLRVISGIFKKQKINIQHSKYLRPTKNLIRETLFNWLNEYILNAKCLDCFSGSGILGIEAISRHAKLVTCLDINIKNINIINKNLKRLKIKSIKSVCTNTIQWLKKNSKPYDIIFLDPPYYKYNLLNKVIFLLEQKKWTKKNTIIYIEHEIYQKNINIPENWILKKKKQTKKIEYKIYYKK, from the coding sequence ATGAAAAAAAAAAAAAATGTTTTAAGAGTAATTAGCGGTATTTTTAAAAAACAAAAAATAAATATTCAGCATTCAAAATATTTAAGACCTACAAAAAATTTAATTCGAGAAACTCTTTTTAATTGGTTAAATGAATATATTTTAAATGCAAAATGCTTAGACTGTTTTTCTGGAAGTGGAATTTTAGGAATAGAAGCAATTTCAAGACACGCAAAATTAGTAACTTGTCTAGATATTAATATAAAAAATATCAATATAATAAATAAAAATTTAAAAAGATTAAAAATTAAGAGTATAAAATCTGTTTGCACTAATACCATTCAATGGTTAAAAAAAAATAGTAAACCATATGACATAATATTTCTTGATCCACCATATTATAAATATAATTTATTAAATAAAGTTATATTTTTATTAGAACAAAAAAAATGGACAAAAAAAAATACTATTATTTATATAGAACATGAAATATATCAAAAAAATATTAATATTCCAGAAAATTGGATATTAAAAAAAAAAAAACAAACGAAAAAAATAGAATATAAAATTTATTATAAAAAATAA
- the ftsY gene encoding signal recognition particle-docking protein FtsY: MSKNKKNIFTSLLDKLNFFNKKNSSTDSKNIIKKKKKLDRKKKENILSKNNNISANLKIKEEDKNSLLFFLKNKFNTMRQNFFLVIKNFFLKDKINKKILKKLEEKLISFDISIKTSKKIIDYSVNSLSKKDFKNPSIIYKKIFFYMNKILQKSISLSKLSFNSKFPYIILIVGVNGSGKTTTISKLSKLYKDQNKKVLVAAADTFRAAAIDQLSILCQDNNISMISKKYGSDPSSVVYEALQTAISKKFDILIIDTAGRFHTKINLMNELKKIVSVIHKLNNNQLIDIFLTIDACTGQNSLEQTKFFNKFLKITGIILTKFDSTSKGGIIFSIADEFSIPVKYITTGESIKDICVFNNLDFINSIFKSK, translated from the coding sequence ATGTCTAAAAATAAAAAAAATATATTTACATCTTTATTAGATAAATTAAATTTTTTTAATAAAAAAAATAGTTCAACAGATTCAAAAAATATAATAAAAAAAAAAAAAAAATTAGATAGAAAAAAAAAAGAAAATATTTTGAGTAAAAATAATAATATTTCTGCTAATTTAAAAATAAAAGAAGAAGATAAAAATAGTTTATTATTTTTTTTAAAAAATAAATTTAATACGATGAGACAAAATTTTTTCTTAGTAATTAAAAATTTTTTTTTAAAAGACAAAATTAATAAAAAAATTTTAAAAAAATTAGAAGAAAAATTAATATCTTTTGATATTAGTATCAAAACATCTAAAAAAATTATAGATTATTCTGTTAATAGTTTAAGTAAAAAAGATTTTAAAAATCCATCTATTATTTATAAAAAAATTTTTTTTTATATGAATAAAATTTTACAGAAAAGTATATCATTATCTAAATTATCATTTAATTCTAAATTTCCTTACATTATTTTAATAGTAGGTGTTAATGGATCAGGTAAAACTACTACAATTTCTAAATTATCAAAACTATATAAAGATCAAAATAAAAAAGTTTTAGTAGCTGCAGCAGATACTTTTAGAGCTGCAGCTATAGATCAATTAAGTATTTTATGTCAAGATAATAATATATCCATGATATCTAAAAAATATGGTTCTGATCCATCTTCTGTAGTATATGAAGCGTTACAAACAGCTATTTCAAAAAAATTTGATATATTAATTATTGATACAGCTGGTAGATTTCATACTAAAATTAATTTAATGAATGAATTAAAAAAAATTGTTTCCGTTATTCATAAATTAAATAACAATCAATTAATAGATATTTTTCTTACTATTGATGCTTGTACAGGTCAAAATTCTTTAGAACAAACAAAATTTTTTAATAAATTTCTTAAAATTACTGGTATTATATTAACAAAATTTGATAGTACTTCAAAAGGCGGTATTATTTTTTCAATTGCAGATGAGTTTTCTATTCCTGTTAAATATATTACTACAGGTGAATCAATTAAAGATATTTGTGTTTTTAATAACTTAGATTTTATTAATTCTATATTTAAGTCTAAATAA